A genomic region of Venturia canescens isolate UGA chromosome 7, ASM1945775v1, whole genome shotgun sequence contains the following coding sequences:
- the LOC122413241 gene encoding glutamate receptor ionotropic, kainate 3-like isoform X2, which yields MKEFKVSIYSTLILLPWVYGLTKKVTLGALFGENDPCQQAFVLSVNAVNKLRRTTNDLANVHFVPDSRSTTNSTFEISQSACSLLGKGVVGIFGPSERVSAEHVQSMCETVDVPNIVARWDIEPGRMQAFNFHPASKALTMALYDLITEFEWKKYTILYDSSESLARTNELLKKWGPDGYPVTIRHLGKGPVYRDVLIEIRKTEVLNVVIDCSSEILEQVLREALQVGILSHRHRVIVNNLDLHTIDLEPYQYSGVNFTGFRLVDVNDPRAQKTYKKFLSKMGLEKMSQLPVQAALIFDGVQFFARAFKRARNVKNYEKPVLSCDGSGDWDFGTILSNSMRTTEMNGLTGLVKFDGNGFRSDFVLDIVQLGRTGLKKIGIYSSVDGVDWHLPGDGSAVPDVDDLHNNTLRVLISLIDPYNMLKESSDLLTGNDRYEGFTIDIIHEIAKILRFNYTFIESDSDYGSPGKDGKWTGMLGAIIDGEADLGISDLTITAERESAVEFTVPFLNLGISILYRKPTKAAPSPFSFLLPFTPKVWIHILGAYLFVSLLICIVGRMSPSEWQNSDPCEQQPQQLENQWVLTNAFWFTMGTLMQQGSDVVPIGPSTRGVCISWAFFRLIMVYTYTASLASFLVVETIVRPIKSAEDLANLDGHIKYGAKAGGSTYTFFKTANYSTYAKMFKYMEDNAADVLTEDNDEGTERVYDKNQNYAFLMESSSIQYIVQRACNLTQIGGLLDSKGYGIAMRKTSGDWSYRSVTN from the exons ATGAAAGAATTCAAAGTCTCTATTTACTCGACGTTAATACTGCTCCCGTGGGTTTATGGATTGACGAAAAAAGTGACGCTGG GCGCTCTCTTCGGAGAGAATGATCCGTGTCAGCAGGCGTTTGTACTTTCCGTAAACGCTGTTAATAAATTGAGACGTACCACCAACGATCTTGCCAACGTTCATTTCGTACCGGATTCTCGATCAACAACGAACAGTACTTTCGAGATATCGCAAAGCG CGTGCTCCCTTCTGGGAAAGGGGGTGGTCGGGATTTTCGGACCATCGGAGAGAGTATCGGCTGAACACGTGCAAAGCATGTGCGAAACTGTCGACGTACCAAACATCGTCGCACGCTGGGACATTGAACCAGGAAGAATGCAagcattcaattttcatcccGCCTCCAAGGCACTCACGATG GCATTGTACGATTTGATTACGGAattcgagtggaaaaaatacaCGATTTTGTACGACAGCTCGGAGAGTCTTGCGCGTACGAATGAGTTGCTTAAAAAATGGGGCCCCGACGGATATCCGGTAACGATACGTCACTTGGGAAAAGGCCCAGTTTACAG GGATGTGTTGatcgaaataagaaaaacagaAGTTTTGAACGTCGTAATTGACTGCTCGTCCGAAATACTGGAACAAGTTCTCAGAGAGGCGCTACAAGTTGGTATCTTGTCCCATCGGCATCGAGTCATCGTCAATAATTTG GATCTCCACACGATTGACCTAGAACCTTATCAATATTCCGGAGTGAATTTCACTGGCTTTCGTCTCGTCGATGTCAACGATCCGCGAGCTCAAAAGACctataaaaagtttttatcaaaaatgggTCTCGAGAAGATGTCTCAACTGCCGGTTCAAGCCGCCCTGATCTTTGACGGGGTGCAATTTTTCGCTCGAGCCTTTAAGCGAGCTCGGAACGTTAAAAATTACGAGAAACCGGTGTTGAGTTGCGATGGCTCAGGCGATTGGGACTTTGGAACTATTTTGAGCAATTCTATGCGCACC ACCGAAATGAACGGTTTAACGGGCCTGGTGAAATTCGACGGGAATGGATTTCGTAGTGACTTTGTCCTTGATATTGTACAACTGGGTCGCacaggattgaaaaaaatcgggaTATACAGCAGTGTGGATGGAGTGGATTGGCATTTGCCTGGGGATGGTTCAGCCGTTCCCGACGTAGATGACCTGCATAACAACACATTGAGAGTTCTCATTTCATTG ATTGATCCTTACAACATGCTCAAAGAATCATCGGACCTGCTGACTGGGAACGATCGTTACGAAGGTTTCACAATCGACATTATTCATGAGATCGCAAAAATCTTACGGTTCAATTACACATTCATTGAGAGTGATTCTGATTACGGAAGTCCTGGCAAAGATGGCAAATGGACCGGGATGCTGGGCGCTATAATCGACGGG GAAGCAGATCTCGGAATTTCTGACCTCACGATAACAGCGGAACGGGAAAGTGCGGTGGAATTTACAGTGCCTTTTTTGAACCTTG GCATCAGCATACTGTACAGAAAACCTACAAAAGCAGCTCCGAGTCCGTTCTCATTTCTTTTGCCGTTCACCCCGAAAGTATGGATTCACATATTGGGTGCATATTTATTCGTCTCTCTGTTGATTTGCATCGTAGGCAGAATGTCACCGAGCGAGTGGCAAAATTCCGATCCGTGTGAGCAACAACCTCAGCAATTAGAAAACCAATGGGTGCTGACTAATGCATTTTGGTTCACGATGGGCACCCTTATGCAACAAGGATCTGACGTGGTACCGAT AGGCCCATCGACCAGGGGGGTTTGCATATCCTGGgcattttttcgtctcatcATGGTCTACACGTACACCGCGAGTCTGGCTTCCTTTTTGGTAGTGGAAACCATTGTGAGGCCCATTAAATCTGCTGAGGATCTTGCCAATTTGGATGGCCACATCAAGTATGGGGCGAAAGCAGGTGGCTCAACTTATACGTTTTTCAAG ACTGCCAATTATTCCACTTAcgcaaaaatgtttaaataCATGGAAGATAATGCTGCCGATGTTCTGACTGAGGACAACGATGAAGGGACCGAAAGAGTATACGATAAAAATCAGAATTATGCTTTTCTCATGGAATCCTCGTCGATCCAGTACATCGTACAGAGAGCGTGTAATTTAACCCAAATCGGTGGACTCCTCGACAGCAAGGGCTACGGGATAGCTATGAGAAAAA CTTCAGGAGACTGGAGTTATCGCTCAGTTACAAACTAA